Proteins encoded within one genomic window of Humulus lupulus chromosome 1, drHumLupu1.1, whole genome shotgun sequence:
- the LOC133830553 gene encoding uncharacterized protein LOC133830553, with the protein MSLFSSAKLHNTGPYASDHAPLWLNLDFRKRSEYTYRFRFENAWVRDPLCRQIVKDNWGAPHSNTLIQKIRCCSTSLAEWGRDITGTLKARIARCKAILKWTQGRRDNYSIQCYKEAQTHLFEALAQQEIFWRQRSKQLWLQAGDLNTKYFHASANKRRRRNQVVALKDENGVLRNWDNGLGAIMVDYFQNLFSASSTEWHYVMDCISASISEEANMDLVRPIEPDEVKQALFQMHPDKSPGPDGFSSGFYQKFWDVVGEDVIYMVQEFFTSGSFPDHLSETNIVLIPKKSEPESMGDLRPIALCNVVYKVVSKVMANRMKTILNMVISETQSAFVPGRLITDNIMVAFEVMHYLKRKGTGKDGYMDLKLDMSKAYDRIEWGFLEATMKKMGFGDHWVSLIMKCVSSVPYKIAISGKELGPIVPSRGLRQGDPLLPYLFIICAEGFSALISKFVAEGRLTGCKVARGAPVISHMLFADDSYLFCKATVEEASHVKEALRLYQLASGQQINFSKSSVFFSTNTNYVVRQSICNDLHIPEAGPASMYLGLPNTLGRNKSVMLGFIKDKIRKRIEQWEGRLLSKAGKEVLLKTVAQSLPSYAMNVFLLPFGLCNEMEKLMSRYWWHSSSSRGKGIHWKNWDSLKAHKVKGGLGFRDLHHFNRALLCKQGWRLLANPSSLVGRIFKSRYFRAGNFLTAELGSNPSFIWRSIWEIKDLVQCGARYRVGNGESIDILRDPWLQEKENPFVSSRHPALLGAKVSSLLKLDRDGWDMDVVNDLFNRRDAKCILSIPINPNRSIDSWYWSLEASGLFTVRSCYKSLQLLKNGEATIEEKAFWRGIWKVKVPPKVKDLIWRSASGCLPTNASLHLKHVGADSICPLCKSERETVLHALVSCRIVWPCWDKLGLRLRAPGLVSFVSWLRASLDASTDEDRSKIFMLCWSVWRRRNDWVWNNRKGSTYGVLLLADSTLQAWVSAQDREVAPLPNYLSPADGAVVWRKPKRGDLKVNVDAANFLGAETYGFAGVARDHNGTLIEAFSVYRNGAINPELGEAMGVREALSWIKRRRWTNVVVETHSLMVIQALRSNIVMTSYFWSIIDDCKLLLKDLILVSIYFVKRSANEAADALAKSSSVVAERTLLRDDIPSSVLDVIFKDSCQ; encoded by the coding sequence ATGTCTTTATTCTCATCTGCAAAATTGCACAATACTGGCCCTTATGCTTCTGATCATGCACCGTTATGGTTGAACCTGGACTTCAGAAAGAGGTCAGAGTATACTTACCGCTTCAGATTTGAGAATGCCTGGGTTAGAGACCCTCTTTGCAGACAGATAGTGAAGGATAATTGGGGAGCGCCTCATTCCAATACTCTTATTCAGAAGATTAGATGTTGTAGTACTTCCCTTGCGGAGTGGGGGCGAGACATTACTGGCACTTTGAAAGCTCGTATTGCTCGATGTAAGGCTATCTTAAAATGGACCCAAGGACGGCGTGATAACTATTCAATTCAGTGTTATAAGGAGGCTCAGACTCACTTGTTTGAAGCTCTTGCCCAACAGGAAATCTTTTGGCGTCAAAGATCTAAGCAATTGTGGCTTCAGGCGGGAGATCTAAATACAAAGTACTTCCATGCCTCAGCAAATAAACGGAGAAGGAGAAATCAAGTTGTTGCGCTTAAGGATGAGAATGGTGTGTTGCGCAATTGGGATAATGGTTTAGGGGCCATCATGGTTGATTATTTTCAGAATCTCTTCTCAGCTTCTAGTACAGAATGGCATTATGTGATGGATTGCATCTCAGCTTCTATTTCAGAGGAAGCTAATATGGATCTTGTAAGGCCTATTGAACCAGATGAAGTTAAGCAGGCTCTGTTCCAGATGCACCCAGATAAATCCCCAGGGCCAGATGGTTTTTCTTCAGGATTCTACCAGAAATTCTGGGATGTTGTGGGTGAGGATGTTATTTACATGGTTCAGGAGTTCTTCACATCTGGGTCTTTTCCAGATCATCTTTCAGAGACAAATATTGTATTGATTCCAAAGAAGTCAGAGCCAGAGTCTATGGGAGATCTGCGTCCAATAGCTCTCTGTAATGTGGTTTATAAAGTGGTTTCGAAGGTGATGGCCAACAGAATGAAGACGATCCTTAACATGGTGATTTCTGAAACTCAGAGTGCTTTTGTACCTGGGAGATTGATTACAGACAATATCATGGTGGCTTTCGAGGTGATGCACTATCTGAAGAGAAAAGGAACGGGGAAGGACGGGTACATGGATTTAAAGCTCGACATGAGTAAGGCGTACGACAGAATCGAATGGGGTTTCCTTGAAGCGACAATGAAAAAGATGGGTTTTGGTGATCATTGGGTGTCGTTGATTATGAAATGTGTCAGCTCGGTCCCCTATAAGATTGCTATTTCTGGGAAGGAGTTGGGCCCAATTGTTCCATCTAGAGGATTGAGACAGGGTGATCCTCTGTTGCCATATCTTTTCATCATTTGCGCAGAGGGCTTCTCTGCATTGATTTCAAAATTTGTTGCTGAGGGCAGGCTCACTGGGTGTAAAGTTGCAAGGGGGGCTCCTGTGATTTCTCATATGCTGTTCGCTGATGACAGCTACTTGTTCTGTAAAGCCACAGTGGAAGAGGCATCTCATGTCAAGGAGGCCCTTAGATTATATCAGTTGGCCTCTGGTCAACAGATCAATTTTAGCAAGTCCTCTGTCTTTTTTAGCACTAATACCAACTATGTAGTGCGCCAAAGCATATGCAATGATCTTCATATTCCTGAAGCTGGCCCAGCTAGCATGTATTTGGGACTCCCAAACACGCTAGGAAGGAATAAATCCGTGATGCTCGGAttcataaaagataaaataaggAAGCGGATTGAACAATGGGAGGGGAGGTTATTATCAAAGGCAGGAAAAGAAGTTTTGCTTAAAACAGTGGCCCAATCGTTGCCTTCTTATGCTATGAACGTATTCCTATtgccttttggattatgtaatGAGATGGAGAAACTCATGAGCCGTTATTGGTGGCATTCTTCTTCAAGTAGGGGGAAAGGTATTCACTGGAAGAATTGGGATAGTTTAAAAGCTCATAAAGTTAAAGGGGGTCTGGGATTTAGAGATCTTCATCATTTTAATAGAGCACTTTTATGTAAACAAGGGTGGAGATTGCTGGCTAATCCTTCTTCTTTGGTGGGTCGTATATTTAAATCTAGATATTTCAGAGCTGGGAATTTTTTAACTGCAGAGCTAGGATCAAATCCTAGTTTCATTTGGAGGAGTATTTGGGAGATTAAGGATCTGGTTCAGTGTGGGGCCCGCTATAGAGTGGGTAATGGGGAATCTATTGATATTTTAAGGGACCCTTGGttacaagaaaaagaaaaccctTTTGTTTCCTCTCGGCATCCTGCGTTATTGGGGGCAAAGGTCTCTTCTTTGCTGAAATTGGACAGAGACGGGTGGGATATGGATGTGGTCAACGATCTTTTCAATAGGCGTGACGCTAAGTGTATTTTAAGTATTCCAATCAACCCCAACCGCTCAATTGATAGCTGGTATTGGAGCTTAGAAGCGTCGGGTTTATTCACTGTGAGAAGCTGTTACAAAAGTCTTCAGCTTCTCAAAAATGGGGAGGCCACCATTGAAGAGAAAGCATTTTGGAGGGGAATATGGAAGGTGAAAGTCCCTCCAAAAGTGAAAGATCTTATCTGGAGATCAGCTTCGGGATGCTTACCCACGAACGCCTCTCTTCATCTGAAGCATGTGGGTGCCGATTCGATCTGTCCTCTTTGTAAGTCGGAGAGAGAAACGGTACTGCATGCACTGGTAAGTTGTCGAATTGTTTGGCCGTGCTGGGATAAACTGGGTTTGAGATTGAGGGCTCCGGGTTTGGTTTCCTTTGTTTCCTGGTTAAGGGCTAGCTTGGATGCTTCAACTGATGAAGATAGATCTAAAATCTTCATGTTGTGTTGGTCTGTTTGGAGGAGGAGAAATGACTGGGTGTGGAATAATAGGAAAGGCTCAACGTATGGGGTCTTGCTCCTAGCTGATTCTACCTTGCAGGCCTGGGTTAGTGCTCAAGATCGCGAAGTGGCTCCTTTGCCAAATTACTTATCGCCTGCTGATGGAGCTGTAGTGTGGAGAAAACCAAAAAGGGGAGACCTTAAGGTTAATGTTGATGCAGCCAATTTCTTGGGGGCAGAAACTTATGGTTTTGCGGGTGTAGCCCGGGATCACAATGGAACTCTGATTGAAGCTTTCTCGGTCTATAGGAATGGTGCGATCAATCCTGAATTGGGGGAAGCCATGGGTGTCCGTGAGGCACTGAGCTGGATCAAACGTAGGAGATGGACAAATGTGGTG